A window of the Cystobacter fuscus genome harbors these coding sequences:
- a CDS encoding sigma 54-interacting transcriptional regulator: protein MEDPDYISGVTLLTYPARHMAFEHCSAAIVLLAPLADRFEDLNVAASHLLGYTRQELLTLPTARIFGHQLPDLMAFTQHAMEHGSAWSDRFTCQRGNGEDLPVEISATHLPFKGRPHLVLTLREHRGERGHQDKSRTEQTLRGGLIEWRDVLELFQENERGNQLLLSAVGDGIYSIDNQGMATFVNPAAARMFGWSVEEMIGKNVHRIHHHSHADGRPYPDEACPIYQAVQDGLVHEGRQEVFWRRDGTAFPVEFTSTPVLANDRIIGAVVVFRDITERRNTELQLQKALAELRTLKERLEEQNAYLQEEISTEHQYRDIVGRSAPILKIIHQIDVVGPTDANVLIHGESGTGKELIARAIHQASQRRDHPLIRVNCAAIPAELFESEFFGHLRGAFTGAVRDRIGRFELADGGTLFLDEIGEIPLELQSKLLRVLQEGQFERVGEERTRSVNVRIIAATNRDLRAEVVARRFREDLFFRLNVFPIHSPSLRERRSDIPLLAAHFIEHIGARLKLPGRRLSKGDIARLQGYDWPGNIRELQNIIERALITSRGKELNIDLPVSDTQVHQELVEPRKILTEAQLRELERDNLRAALEACGGKQFGKGGAAELLGIKPTTLASRLKKLGMIS, encoded by the coding sequence ATGGAAGACCCCGATTACATCTCTGGCGTTACCCTGCTCACGTACCCCGCTCGGCACATGGCCTTCGAACATTGCAGCGCGGCCATTGTGTTGCTCGCGCCCCTCGCCGACCGCTTCGAGGATCTCAACGTCGCCGCCAGCCACCTGCTCGGCTATACACGCCAGGAGTTGCTGACCCTGCCGACGGCGAGAATCTTCGGTCACCAACTGCCGGACCTGATGGCCTTCACCCAACACGCCATGGAGCACGGCAGCGCCTGGAGCGACCGCTTCACCTGCCAGCGGGGGAATGGCGAGGATCTCCCGGTGGAGATCTCCGCGACCCATCTCCCCTTCAAGGGCCGGCCACACCTGGTGCTGACCCTGCGTGAGCATCGCGGCGAACGCGGCCATCAGGACAAGTCACGGACCGAGCAGACCCTGCGCGGTGGACTCATCGAGTGGCGCGATGTCCTCGAGCTGTTCCAGGAAAACGAGCGCGGCAACCAACTGCTGCTCAGCGCGGTGGGTGACGGAATCTACAGCATCGACAACCAGGGCATGGCCACGTTCGTCAACCCAGCCGCGGCGCGCATGTTCGGCTGGAGCGTGGAGGAGATGATCGGCAAGAACGTCCATCGCATCCATCACCACAGCCACGCCGATGGCAGGCCCTACCCTGACGAGGCTTGTCCGATCTACCAGGCGGTCCAGGACGGCCTGGTCCACGAGGGCCGCCAGGAGGTGTTCTGGCGCCGCGATGGCACGGCCTTTCCGGTGGAGTTCACCAGTACCCCGGTGCTCGCGAACGACCGGATCATCGGCGCGGTGGTGGTGTTCCGCGACATCACCGAGCGGCGCAACACCGAATTGCAGCTCCAGAAGGCCCTGGCCGAGCTGCGGACGCTCAAGGAGCGGCTGGAGGAGCAGAACGCCTATCTCCAGGAGGAGATCAGTACCGAGCACCAGTACCGCGATATCGTCGGACGCAGCGCGCCCATCCTGAAGATCATCCACCAGATCGACGTGGTGGGCCCCACCGATGCCAACGTCCTGATTCATGGCGAATCCGGCACGGGCAAGGAGCTGATCGCCCGGGCCATCCATCAGGCCAGCCAGCGTCGCGACCATCCGCTGATCCGGGTGAACTGCGCGGCGATCCCCGCCGAGCTGTTCGAGAGCGAGTTCTTCGGTCATCTGCGCGGCGCCTTCACCGGGGCGGTACGCGACCGCATCGGCCGCTTCGAACTGGCCGACGGTGGCACCCTGTTCCTCGACGAGATCGGCGAGATTCCCTTGGAGTTGCAGAGCAAGCTGCTGCGGGTGCTCCAGGAAGGCCAGTTCGAGCGGGTCGGCGAGGAGCGTACCCGGAGCGTGAACGTCCGCATCATCGCCGCGACCAACCGTGACCTGCGCGCCGAGGTGGTGGCCAGACGTTTCCGCGAGGATCTGTTCTTCCGCCTCAACGTCTTTCCCATCCATTCACCGAGCCTGCGCGAGCGCCGCTCGGACATTCCCCTGCTGGCGGCGCACTTCATCGAGCACATTGGCGCGCGGCTGAAACTGCCGGGGCGGCGACTGAGCAAGGGCGACATCGCGCGGCTGCAAGGCTACGACTGGCCAGGCAACATTCGTGAGTTGCAGAACATCATCGAGCGGGCGTTGATCACCTCGCGGGGCAAGGAGCTGAACATCGACCTGCCCGTGAGTGATACCCAGGTCCACCAGGAACTCGTGGAGCCCCGGAAGATCCTCACCGAGGCCCAGCTCCGCGAACTCGAACGCGACAATCTGCGCGCGGCGTTGGAGGCCTGTGGGGGCAAGCAGTTCGGAAAGGGGGGCGCCGCCGAGTTGCTAGGCATCAAGCCCACCACCCTGGCGTCACGCTTGAAGAAGCTGGGCATGATCAGCTGA
- a CDS encoding MSMEG_0572/Sll0783 family nitrogen starvation response protein produces the protein MPSVDIPAYKDGDFLVNYEEKVFEDVKAKPGEKALITFHTIAFEGSIGLVNMLQAKRLLRKGFETKVLLYGPGVQLGVQRGFPTLGAEAFPGHMAVNNQLKAFIKEGGEVYACRFALQALYGQTEKALIEGIRPINPLDVMDLRLLMRREGALIIDTWTA, from the coding sequence ATGCCAAGCGTAGATATTCCCGCCTATAAGGATGGTGATTTCCTCGTCAACTACGAGGAGAAGGTCTTCGAGGACGTCAAGGCCAAACCCGGCGAGAAAGCCTTGATCACCTTCCACACCATCGCCTTTGAGGGCTCCATCGGCCTGGTCAACATGCTCCAGGCGAAGCGTTTGTTGCGCAAGGGCTTCGAGACCAAGGTGCTGCTGTACGGCCCCGGCGTGCAGCTGGGCGTGCAGCGGGGCTTTCCGACGCTGGGCGCGGAGGCCTTCCCCGGGCACATGGCGGTGAACAACCAGCTCAAGGCTTTCATCAAGGAAGGCGGCGAGGTGTATGCGTGCCGCTTCGCCCTGCAGGCGCTCTACGGACAGACCGAGAAGGCGTTGATCGAGGGCATTCGTCCGATCAATCCGCTGGACGTGATGGACCTGCGCCTGCTGATGCGCCGCGAGGGCGCGCTGATCATCGACACCTGGACGGCCTGA
- a CDS encoding Nit6803 family nitrilase, whose protein sequence is MPSIRAAAVQLSPVLYSREATVAKICEQILELGRDGVQFAVFPETVVPYYPYFSYVQAPVAMGKEHLRLMNESVIVPSAITERIGEACREAGMVVSLGVNERDGGTLYNAQLLFDADGRLIQRRRKITPTYHERMVWGQGDGSGLCAVDSRVGRIGSLACWEHYNPLARYALMADGEQIHAAMFPGSLVGEIFAEQIAVTIRHHALESGCFVVNATAWLSPEQQARLMEDTGCAMGPISGGCFTAIVSPEGRLLGEPLRGGEGVVIADLDLTLIDKRKRMMDSVGHYSRPELLSLLIDRRATAHVHDRHENLEETPHVRQ, encoded by the coding sequence ATGCCCAGCATTCGTGCCGCCGCCGTGCAGCTCAGCCCGGTGCTCTACAGCCGCGAAGCCACCGTCGCGAAGATCTGCGAGCAGATCCTCGAACTGGGTCGCGACGGCGTGCAGTTCGCGGTCTTTCCCGAAACCGTGGTGCCCTACTACCCCTATTTCTCCTACGTCCAGGCCCCCGTGGCCATGGGCAAGGAACACCTGCGCTTGATGAACGAGTCGGTGATCGTGCCTTCCGCCATCACCGAGCGCATTGGCGAGGCCTGTCGCGAGGCGGGCATGGTGGTGTCCCTGGGCGTCAACGAGCGCGACGGGGGCACCCTGTACAATGCCCAATTGCTGTTCGATGCCGATGGCCGGCTCATCCAGCGCCGCCGGAAGATCACCCCGACCTACCATGAGCGCATGGTCTGGGGTCAGGGCGACGGCTCTGGCCTGTGCGCGGTGGACAGCCGCGTCGGCCGGATCGGCTCGCTGGCCTGCTGGGAACACTACAACCCGCTGGCACGCTACGCGCTGATGGCCGATGGCGAGCAGATCCACGCGGCGATGTTTCCCGGCTCGCTGGTGGGCGAGATCTTCGCCGAGCAGATCGCGGTCACCATCCGTCACCACGCGCTGGAATCCGGCTGCTTCGTGGTCAACGCCACCGCCTGGCTCAGCCCGGAACAACAGGCGCGGCTCATGGAGGACACGGGTTGCGCGATGGGACCCATCTCCGGTGGCTGCTTCACCGCCATCGTCTCGCCGGAAGGTAGACTTCTCGGCGAACCGCTGCGCGGCGGTGAAGGGGTGGTGATCGCCGACCTCGACCTCACGCTCATCGACAAGCGCAAACGCATGATGGACTCGGTCGGCCACTACAGCCGTCCGGAGCTGCTCAGCCTGCTGATCGACCGCCGGGCCACCGCGCACGTCCATGATCGGCATGAGAACCTCGAGGAGACTCCCCATGTCCGGCAGTGA
- a CDS encoding MSMEG_0568 family radical SAM protein, with amino-acid sequence MSGSETPPVVPLPTNDLLLELQCHGVRWQGADGLSRKGGAGPSDHKALGLGERTAMVPMLNRASLDSPYAAVPDESGTRARLFREGLPVGEVQLPGVPRFYGLTTAEGTPYWKIATLHSRDVLATTVLQHCVRMNEAATACQFCAIGQSLAAGKTIARKRPAQLAEVARAAVELDGVKHMVMTTGTPQTPDRGAAILCESAAAVTAAVNLPIQAQCEPPDDDAWFQRLADSGVVSLGMHLEAVTDEVRQRIMPGKAGVPLTRYFDAFAAAVSVFGRGQVSTYLLAGLGDSEDAIAAMGERLVALGVYPFVVPFVPIDGTPLAHHPKPDSAFMQRLYSRLGVSLRRHGLHSERIKAGCARCGACSALKGYE; translated from the coding sequence ATGTCCGGCAGTGAAACCCCTCCGGTCGTGCCCTTGCCGACCAATGACTTGCTCCTCGAGCTGCAATGCCATGGTGTCCGCTGGCAGGGCGCCGACGGCCTGTCTCGAAAGGGGGGCGCCGGGCCCTCGGATCACAAGGCGCTCGGTCTGGGCGAGCGCACGGCCATGGTGCCGATGCTCAACCGCGCCTCGCTGGACTCGCCCTACGCCGCGGTGCCCGACGAGAGCGGTACGCGGGCGCGGCTCTTCCGCGAGGGCCTTCCCGTGGGCGAAGTCCAACTGCCGGGGGTCCCTCGCTTCTACGGTCTCACCACCGCGGAGGGCACGCCCTACTGGAAGATCGCCACCCTGCACAGCCGCGACGTGCTGGCCACCACGGTGCTCCAGCACTGCGTGCGCATGAACGAGGCCGCCACCGCCTGTCAGTTCTGCGCCATCGGCCAGTCGCTGGCCGCCGGAAAGACGATCGCCCGCAAGCGCCCGGCCCAGCTCGCCGAAGTGGCCCGGGCGGCGGTGGAACTGGACGGCGTCAAGCACATGGTGATGACCACCGGCACGCCCCAGACGCCGGATCGCGGCGCCGCCATCCTCTGTGAATCCGCCGCCGCGGTGACCGCCGCGGTGAATCTGCCGATCCAGGCCCAATGCGAGCCGCCGGACGACGACGCGTGGTTCCAACGTCTGGCGGACAGTGGCGTGGTGTCGCTCGGCATGCATCTGGAGGCGGTCACCGACGAGGTCCGCCAGCGGATCATGCCGGGCAAGGCCGGAGTGCCGCTGACACGCTACTTCGATGCCTTCGCCGCCGCCGTCTCGGTCTTTGGCCGCGGCCAGGTGAGCACCTATCTCCTCGCGGGCCTGGGCGACAGCGAAGACGCCATCGCCGCCATGGGCGAGCGCCTGGTCGCGCTCGGGGTGTATCCCTTCGTGGTGCCCTTCGTCCCCATCGACGGCACACCGCTCGCCCATCACCCCAAGCCCGACAGCGCGTTCATGCAGCGGCTCTATTCACGTCTGGGCGTCAGCCTGCGCCGTCACGGGCTGCACTCGGAACGCATCAAGGCCGGCTGCGCCCGATGTGGAGCCTGCTCGGCGCTCAAGGGGTACGAGTGA
- a CDS encoding MSMEG_0567/Sll0786 family nitrogen starvation N-acetyltransferase has product MSASFALVPDTFEPWRADDLRVKPASEAWERADYYALRRAVFVGEQQLLEQDRDTRDFQAIPIVAVAHACGMADRVVGAVRIYEDEEGLWYGGRLCVARDYRRHARIGQALVNEAVARARELGCHTFRATVQAANESWFQRLHWRSLERLELLGQPHVLMQAELERYPFLPRHSGSLFREEHRHD; this is encoded by the coding sequence ATGAGTGCCTCCTTCGCCCTGGTCCCGGACACCTTCGAGCCCTGGCGCGCCGACGATCTGCGGGTCAAGCCCGCCAGCGAGGCCTGGGAGCGCGCTGACTATTATGCTCTGCGCCGCGCGGTCTTCGTCGGTGAGCAGCAATTGCTGGAACAGGACCGCGACACCCGGGATTTTCAGGCCATCCCCATCGTCGCCGTGGCCCACGCCTGCGGCATGGCCGACCGGGTGGTTGGCGCGGTGCGCATCTACGAGGACGAGGAGGGCCTCTGGTACGGCGGCAGGCTTTGTGTGGCGCGCGACTACCGCCGCCACGCGCGGATCGGCCAGGCGCTGGTGAACGAAGCGGTGGCACGGGCCAGGGAGCTTGGCTGCCACACCTTCCGCGCCACCGTGCAAGCGGCCAACGAGAGCTGGTTCCAGCGCTTGCACTGGCGCAGCCTGGAACGCCTGGAGCTGCTCGGCCAGCCCCATGTGCTGATGCAGGCGGAGCTGGAGCGCTATCCCTTCCTGCCACGGCACAGTGGCTCGCTGTTCCGCGAGGAGCACCGTCATGACTGA
- a CDS encoding sll0787 family AIR synthase-like protein — MTELATLLAGLRETPAMRSKQAIQHPARRLAGPPAKGEERYTRPGDDTAAFRCGDGYQLLAMEGMLPAFVEQAPWFAGWSAVMANVSDIAAMGGRAQAVVNAYWHHDAAAADQLLAGMEAACAAYGVLLAGGHTHQAPGNPACLAVAITGWARALLSTLHAEPGQLLAMAVDLDGRWHGDAPYWKAFEGVPGECLRARLELLPTLAEAGRLRAAKDISNAGILGTLLMLLEPTGCGARVELDALPRPAGAPLERWLQVFPSYGFLMTLDAADWPYVEAAFVAEGVHCAVIGQLDASARLWVEHAGQRAEFWNLREKPFTGFACPPRTEEH, encoded by the coding sequence ATGACTGAGCTCGCCACGCTGCTGGCGGGTCTGCGCGAGACGCCGGCGATGCGCTCCAAACAAGCCATCCAGCATCCGGCCCGGCGCCTCGCTGGCCCGCCCGCGAAGGGGGAGGAGCGCTACACGCGACCAGGGGACGATACCGCCGCGTTCCGCTGTGGCGATGGCTACCAGCTCCTCGCCATGGAAGGCATGCTGCCGGCCTTCGTGGAGCAGGCTCCCTGGTTCGCTGGCTGGTCCGCGGTCATGGCCAATGTCAGCGACATCGCCGCCATGGGAGGCCGGGCCCAGGCGGTGGTCAATGCCTACTGGCACCACGACGCGGCCGCCGCGGATCAACTGCTCGCCGGAATGGAAGCGGCCTGTGCCGCCTATGGCGTGCTCCTCGCTGGCGGCCACACCCATCAGGCGCCGGGCAATCCCGCCTGTCTCGCGGTGGCGATCACCGGTTGGGCGCGAGCGTTGCTCTCGACCCTCCACGCGGAGCCCGGCCAGTTGCTGGCGATGGCCGTTGATCTCGATGGCCGTTGGCATGGCGACGCGCCCTACTGGAAGGCTTTCGAAGGGGTGCCGGGCGAGTGTCTGCGGGCCAGACTGGAGCTGCTGCCGACCCTCGCCGAGGCGGGCCGCCTGCGTGCCGCCAAGGACATCAGCAACGCCGGCATTCTTGGCACCCTGCTGATGCTGCTGGAACCCACCGGTTGTGGCGCCCGGGTCGAGCTCGATGCCCTGCCACGTCCGGCCGGAGCCCCGTTGGAGCGCTGGCTGCAAGTCTTCCCAAGCTACGGCTTCCTGATGACCCTGGACGCCGCGGATTGGCCATACGTGGAGGCCGCCTTCGTCGCCGAGGGCGTGCACTGCGCCGTCATTGGCCAGCTCGATGCCAGCGCCCGACTGTGGGTCGAGCACGCCGGCCAACGCGCTGAATTCTGGAACCTGCGTGAGAAGCCCTTCACCGGCTTCGCTTGCCCGCCCCGAACCGAGGAGCACTGA
- a CDS encoding MSMEG_0570 family nitrogen starvation response protein, with protein MPAVNIKLRWPDGKVSTAYSPSTVVYEHFEAGHSYPLADFLSLAETAFNAASERVKQVRGFYCSSAMDSLAGLRLLARQYPARDARVEVLDLLTQGADQS; from the coding sequence ATGCCCGCCGTGAACATCAAGCTGCGCTGGCCCGATGGCAAGGTCAGCACCGCCTATTCTCCCTCCACGGTCGTCTACGAGCACTTCGAGGCAGGCCACAGCTACCCGCTGGCGGACTTCCTCTCCCTCGCCGAGACCGCATTCAACGCGGCGTCCGAGCGCGTCAAGCAGGTCCGCGGATTCTATTGCAGCTCGGCGATGGACAGTCTCGCGGGCCTCCGCCTGCTGGCCCGCCAATACCCAGCCCGCGACGCTCGCGTCGAGGTGCTCGACCTGCTCACCCAAGGTGCCGATCAGTCCTGA
- a CDS encoding MSMEG_0569 family flavin-dependent oxidoreductase: MSHHNVIVVGGGQAGLSASYYLQQRDINHLVLESRTLTHTWREQRWDSFTLVTPNWQCALPGAPYRGAEPHGFMKKEEIIAYLDGFIATVRPPVREGVTVRRLATRAEGGYQVVTSAGEFSAEQVIVATGGYHTPIIPRFAERLPPSLLQIQSAQYRNPQSLPDGPVLVVGSGQSGAQIAEDLHLAGRQVHLAVGEAPRCARFYRGRDVVAWLEDMGYYAMGVDRHPLREGVRDNTNHYVTGRDGGRDIDLRVFAMQGMQLHGQLEELEGGTLRFAPNLAVNLDNADAVYNRINASIDKYILEHGISAPPGSVYQPVWRPSEERTTLPVEGLAAVIWCIGFRPDFTWIDLPVFNGRGQPSHVRGVTATRGLYFLGLPWLYTWGSGRFSGVAQDAEYLVDRIAAVRSGALN, encoded by the coding sequence ATGTCCCATCACAACGTCATCGTCGTCGGTGGCGGGCAGGCCGGTCTGTCCGCCAGCTATTACCTCCAGCAGCGAGACATCAACCATCTGGTGTTGGAGAGCCGCACCCTCACCCATACCTGGCGCGAGCAACGCTGGGACAGTTTCACCCTGGTCACTCCGAACTGGCAGTGTGCGCTCCCCGGCGCTCCCTACCGGGGGGCGGAGCCGCATGGCTTCATGAAGAAGGAGGAGATCATCGCCTACCTGGATGGCTTCATCGCGACGGTACGGCCACCGGTTCGCGAAGGTGTCACGGTGCGGCGGCTCGCCACTCGCGCCGAGGGTGGCTATCAGGTGGTGACCAGCGCCGGGGAGTTCAGCGCCGAGCAGGTCATCGTCGCCACCGGCGGCTACCACACACCCATCATCCCGCGCTTCGCCGAGCGGCTGCCACCGTCCCTGCTCCAAATCCAGTCCGCGCAGTACCGCAATCCCCAGAGCCTGCCAGACGGTCCCGTGCTGGTGGTGGGCTCCGGGCAATCCGGCGCGCAGATCGCCGAGGATCTGCACCTGGCCGGCCGTCAGGTGCACCTGGCGGTGGGTGAGGCACCTCGCTGTGCGCGCTTCTACCGGGGCAGGGACGTGGTCGCCTGGCTGGAGGACATGGGTTACTACGCCATGGGCGTGGACCGGCACCCCTTGCGCGAGGGGGTGCGAGACAACACCAATCACTACGTCACCGGGCGGGATGGCGGGCGCGACATCGACCTGCGTGTGTTCGCCATGCAGGGAATGCAACTCCATGGGCAGTTGGAGGAGCTGGAGGGCGGAACACTGCGCTTCGCGCCGAACCTGGCCGTCAACCTGGACAACGCCGACGCCGTCTATAACCGCATCAACGCCAGCATCGACAAGTACATCCTGGAGCACGGCATCTCGGCACCGCCGGGCTCGGTCTACCAGCCGGTCTGGCGGCCGTCCGAGGAGCGCACCACCTTGCCGGTGGAGGGCCTCGCCGCGGTCATCTGGTGCATTGGTTTCCGCCCGGACTTCACCTGGATTGATCTGCCGGTCTTCAACGGCCGTGGCCAGCCGAGCCACGTGCGCGGCGTCACCGCCACGCGCGGTTTGTACTTCCTCGGTCTGCCCTGGCTGTACACCTGGGGCTCCGGACGCTTCTCCGGCGTGGCGCAGGATGCCGAGTATCTGGTGGACCGCATCGCGGCGGTACGCAGCGGTGCACTGAACTGA
- a CDS encoding PIN domain-containing protein, with amino-acid sequence MIVILDTNVLHNDYLFKQASLQAIIRERILGYRVAISTVTLFEHASHYRKDRKEAASMLRRLGVDERAVLPVDDNDARAIIRKNLEAEGIEILPLPAVAHEILIDRAIRGQRPFTQDGKQGYRDALIWETVKANAISEDVTLIAQDNDFGKKDLSPELREETNALTHSVTRYKGYDQFLKEFVAPKLKASKLENELKNGKRQLSTTAEFLRLLNLELEFYSSGASPKELRLPNNAHLFRIEPLNRPPELVDVSARLLGDGDVLLRLTLSTRVDVLAEYRVYMGEDYFEPDYEVYDIPVTLDVTAITASDLTSINSLSIERVEQNEDADEPPHEHGRL; translated from the coding sequence GTGATCGTCATTCTGGATACCAACGTTCTTCACAACGACTACTTGTTCAAACAGGCGTCGCTTCAAGCGATTATTCGAGAGAGGATTCTCGGCTACCGTGTAGCCATCTCGACGGTGACGCTCTTCGAGCATGCGTCGCATTATCGAAAGGACCGCAAAGAGGCGGCAAGTATGCTACGCCGACTGGGGGTCGACGAGAGGGCCGTGTTGCCAGTCGACGACAATGACGCACGGGCCATTATCCGTAAGAATTTGGAGGCTGAGGGAATCGAGATTCTTCCGCTTCCCGCCGTTGCGCACGAGATACTTATTGACCGAGCTATTCGGGGGCAGCGCCCCTTCACCCAGGACGGCAAACAGGGCTATCGCGACGCCCTCATCTGGGAGACGGTCAAGGCAAATGCCATCAGCGAGGATGTTACGCTCATCGCTCAGGACAACGACTTCGGCAAGAAGGACCTTAGCCCGGAGTTGCGCGAGGAAACCAACGCTCTCACCCACTCGGTGACTCGGTACAAAGGGTATGACCAGTTTCTCAAAGAGTTCGTTGCCCCGAAGCTCAAGGCGTCAAAACTCGAGAATGAATTGAAAAATGGAAAGCGCCAGCTCAGCACGACAGCGGAGTTCTTGCGGCTTCTCAATTTGGAACTGGAATTCTACTCTTCTGGAGCGTCGCCCAAAGAGCTGAGGCTGCCAAACAACGCCCATTTATTTCGGATCGAGCCTCTAAATCGCCCTCCTGAACTTGTCGACGTCTCTGCGCGGCTTCTTGGCGATGGTGATGTTCTTCTCCGCCTTACATTGAGCACTCGTGTGGATGTGCTTGCGGAGTATCGGGTATACATGGGGGAGGATTACTTTGAGCCAGACTATGAGGTCTACGATATTCCCGTCACTCTAGACGTGACCGCCATTACAGCGAGCGACCTCACTTCCATCAATTCACTTAGTATCGAGCGAGTCGAGCAGAACGAGGATGCTGACGAGCCTCCTCACGAGCACGGGCGGTTGTAG
- a CDS encoding DUF4297 domain-containing protein, giving the protein MTHEQLDLANVKPSETGGPRASNRLDFQKNWTLCHLVARHKEGEDYVVVCDYHDDVVVLIGVPTAAKLHFYQVKTREGSPWTMGRLTSAKKKKKKKVKGPTETTKLADDVVDTSTEDEEEGGSILGKLYNHKLDFLDRLGSLNLVSTCCFKLKLSNGTSSESKHHITFVELDADEQKVAADRVQAEHSLTEQAEFPEATHFIVSDMTPTGHDQSAIGVIATYLEHRYGTSESFPVAAIHRSLFDEIRRRSNREGTWDDLDLLLKQKGVSRSDFEKLLSKVHPRRDAESQWLELSKELESASIPVRRRIRIGNFWHRYRVERIDESNEILQRRRDAVVAVIEQLIMAGIEDVSTVLSEVSAKIPADQSFDSDYTCAMALYEFCNIEDPVVQKTHPQPSEEAP; this is encoded by the coding sequence ATGACGCACGAGCAACTTGACCTTGCGAACGTCAAGCCGTCCGAGACGGGAGGTCCTCGTGCCTCCAACCGACTCGATTTTCAGAAAAACTGGACCCTTTGCCATCTTGTAGCGCGCCACAAAGAGGGCGAAGACTACGTCGTCGTCTGCGACTACCATGATGACGTTGTCGTACTTATCGGGGTGCCCACGGCTGCCAAACTTCACTTTTACCAAGTGAAGACGCGTGAGGGGAGCCCTTGGACAATGGGTCGCCTCACTTCGGCCAAGAAGAAAAAAAAGAAGAAGGTCAAAGGGCCGACAGAAACGACGAAGCTGGCCGACGACGTAGTCGATACCAGCACCGAGGATGAAGAAGAGGGTGGGTCGATTCTCGGCAAACTCTACAATCACAAACTAGACTTCCTCGATCGTCTAGGGAGCCTAAACCTCGTGTCGACCTGCTGTTTTAAGTTGAAGCTGTCGAACGGGACGAGCAGCGAGTCGAAACATCACATTACCTTCGTAGAGCTTGATGCCGACGAGCAGAAGGTCGCAGCCGACCGAGTCCAGGCAGAGCACAGCCTCACCGAGCAAGCCGAGTTCCCTGAAGCCACGCACTTTATTGTGTCTGACATGACGCCAACGGGGCACGATCAATCCGCCATCGGCGTCATCGCCACATACCTTGAGCATCGCTACGGCACTTCGGAGAGCTTTCCAGTGGCCGCGATTCACCGGTCACTCTTCGATGAGATTCGCCGACGCTCCAACAGGGAAGGAACCTGGGACGATCTTGACCTTCTTTTAAAGCAGAAGGGAGTGAGCCGTTCCGACTTCGAAAAACTGCTGAGCAAGGTCCATCCAAGACGCGACGCGGAGAGTCAGTGGTTAGAACTAAGCAAGGAACTTGAGTCGGCAAGCATTCCAGTTCGTCGGCGGATTCGCATCGGCAACTTTTGGCACCGCTATCGCGTCGAGCGAATTGATGAGTCGAACGAAATCCTTCAGCGACGCAGAGATGCAGTCGTAGCCGTCATTGAACAACTGATTATGGCCGGTATTGAAGACGTATCGACAGTATTGTCAGAGGTGTCCGCCAAAATTCCAGCGGACCAATCTTTCGACTCCGACTACACCTGTGCCATGGCTCTATATGAATTCTGCAATATCGAAGACCCGGTCGTACAAAAAACTCATCCGCAACCTTCGGAAGAAGCGCCATGA